From Scatophagus argus isolate fScaArg1 chromosome 10, fScaArg1.pri, whole genome shotgun sequence, a single genomic window includes:
- the myoz1a gene encoding myozenin-1a, translating into MPLGTPAPINKRKKISKIITDLSNITQDEYESEPEASEFDLGTKIRTPKDIMLEELSLMKNRGSKMFKMRQQRVEKFIYENNPDIFSSESMDNLQKFVPSLGGQMGGQMINVGGHFLSKEAGQLHFVGIHAGGGAPVPPPKPGSKGAGGAGGAGGAGDAGGMGGGDHGKGGKGEGVSEWSPLKGGGSDDTKKHTHARMYVSPWEKAMKGDENLLATLKTAMPGPFKQKDLPMWKCFNRCAIPYGGFEKANQFMKFQLPESEPAKQEPEPAVVYQHDIGCRPSFNRTPIGWAGSSEPSSIHMESDVVPFDGETDEL; encoded by the exons ATGCCTCTCGGAACACCAGCCCCCATAAACAAGCGGAAAAAGATCTCCAAGATCATAACTGACCTATCAAACATCACTCAGGATG AGTACGAGTCAGAGCCAGAAGCATCTGAGTTTGACTTGGGAACAAAAATCAGGACTCCCAAAGACATCATGCTGGAGGAGCTTTCCCTGATGAAGAACCGCGGCTCCAAGATGTTCAAGATGAGGCAGCAGAGAGTAGAGAAGTTCATCTATGAGAACAACCCTGACATCTTCAGCAGCGAGTCTATG GACAACCTCCAAAAGTTTGTCCCCTCTCTGGGTGGTCAGATGGGAGGTCAGATGATAAATGTTGGTGGGCATTTTCTTAGCAAAGAGGCTGGACAGCTGCATTTTGTTGGGATTCATGCTGGGGGAGGGGCCCCTGTGCCTCCTCCAAAGCCCGGAAGcaaaggagcaggaggagcaggaggtgcaggaggtgcaggagATGCAGGAGGAATGGGTGGGGGAGACCATGGAAAAGGTGGAAAAGGagagggagtgagtgagtggtCTCCCCTAAAAG GAGGTGGAAGCGATGACACTAAGAAACACACTCACGCGAGGATGTACGTGTCCCCATGGGAGAAGGCCATGAAGGGTGATGAAAATCTGTTAGCTACTCTGAAAACTGCAATGCCTGGTCCCTTTAAGCAAAAGGATTTGCCCATGTGGAAATGCTTCAACAG GTGTGCCATACCCTACGGCGGCTTTGAGAAGGCCAACCAGTTCATGAAATTCCAGCTTCCAGAAAGTGAGCCAGCTAAACAGGAGCCGGAACCTGCAGTGGTGTACCAACATGACATCGGCTGCCGGCCTTCCTTCAACCGCACTCCTATCGGCTGGGCAGGCAGCAGTGAGCCCAGCAGCATTCATATGGAGTCGGATGTTGTGCCCTTTGACGGAGAGACAGATGAGCTGTGA